Genomic window (Stigmatella erecta):
GGTGCTGCTGTCGGTCATCAGCAACATCCTCAACCTCACCAGCATCATCAGTGTGTACCTGAACGCGGCGGTGCAGGGCTTCGTCATCATCGGCGTGGCGTTCCTGCAGCGCCGCCGCAAGTAGCACGCCTCTTTCCCTCACCCGCAGGAGACAGCACGCATGAAATCCGTCTTCCGTAAAATCGCAGTGGGTGCATCCGCCGTGGCCGCGCTGCTCATGTCCTCCGGCGCCGCCGCGCAGGACAAGAAGGTTCACGTGGGCGTGGCCATCCCGGCCGCCACGCACGGCTTCACCGGCGGCATCGTGTGGTGGGCCAACCAGGCCAAGAAGGAGCTGGAGAAGGCCAACCCGGGCCTGAAGGTCACCGTGCGCACGGCGGCCAACGCGCCCGAGCAGGCCAACCAGCTCCAGGACCTGCTGACCGTCAACAAGATCGACACGCTGGTCATCTTCCCGTTCGAGTCGGCGGCGCTCACCAAGCCCGTCGCGCAGGTGAAGGGCAAGGGCGTGTACGTCACCGTGGTGGACCGCGGCCTGACGGACACCAGCGCGCAGGATGCCTACGTGGCCGGCGACAACACCGCCTTCGGCAAGCTGCCGGCGGAGTACCTGGCCAAGCGCCTCAACGGCAAGGGCAACATCGTGGTGCTGCGCGGCATCCCCACCACCATCGACAACGAGCGCATGGACGCGTTCAACGCGGTGCTGAAGAACCACCCGGACATCAAGGTGCTGGATGCGAAGTACGGCAACTGGAACCGGGACGATGCCTTCAAGGTGATGCAGGACTACCTGACGCGCTTCAAGCAGATCGACGCCGTGTGGGCCGCGGATGACGACATGGCGGTGGGCGTGCTCAAGGCCATCTCCCAGGCCAAGCGCACGGACATCAAGGAAGTGTTCGGCGGCGCGGGCGCCAAGGGCATGGTGAAGACCATCATCGACGGCAGCAACCCGCTCATCCAGGCGGACGTCTCCTACTCGCCCAAGTTCATCTACGACGCCATCAAGATGACCGCCGAGGCGCGCCTCAAGGGCGGGAAGCTGCCGGCCACCACCATCGTGCCCTCGGTGCTCATCACCAAGGAGAACGCGAAGGACTTCTACTTCCCGGACTCGCCCTTCTAAGCCGCCCCAGTCGCCCCTTCAGGACACCCCCATGACGAGACCTGTCACGCTGTTCACCGGCCAATGGGCCGACCTGCCCCTCTCCGAACTCGCACCGCTGGCCCGGCGCATGGGCTACGACGGCCTGGAGCTGGCCTGCTGGGGCGACCATTTCAACGTCCAGGAGGCGCTCGCCTCCAAGACGTACGCGAAGGACAAGCACGCCCTGCTGGAGTCCCATGGCCTGAAGTGCTTCGCCATCGGCAACCACCTGGTGGGGCAGGCCGTTTGCGACCTCATCGACGAGCGGCACCAGTCCATCGTCCCCGCGCACGTGTGGGGAGATGGAGACCCGGAGGGCGTGCGCCAGCGCGCGGCCCAGGAGATGAAGGACACGGCCCGGGCCGCCGCCGCCTTCGGGGTGAAGACCGTCACCGGCTTCACCGGCTCGTCGGTGTGGCACGCCACCTATGCCTTCCCGCCCACCTCGCAGGCGTTCTGGGACAAGGGCTTCGCCGACTTCGGCCGCCGCTGGACGCCGATTCTGGACACGTTCGAGGCGCAGGGCGTGCGCTTTGCGCTGGAGGTCCACCCGACGGAGATCGCCTTCGACATCGCCTCGGCCCAGCGCGCCATCGAGGCGGTGAAGGGGCACCGCTGCTTCGGCTTCAACTTCGACCCGAGCCACCTCGGCTACCAGGGCGTGGACTACGTGAAGTTCATCCGCACGTTCGCGGACCGCGTGTTCAACGTCCACATGAAGGACGTGTGGTGGGGCCGGGGCGATGGCACGGTGGGCGTGTTCGGCGGCCACACGAGCTTTGGAGATCCGCGCCGCAACTGGGACTTCCGCAGCCTGGGCCGGGGGATGATCGACTTCGAGTCCGTCATCGTCGCGCTCAATGACATCCAGTACGCGGGGCCCCTGAGCGTGGAGTGGGAGGACAGCCGGATGGACCGGGTGCACGGGGCCACCGAGAGCGCGGCCTTCTGCAAGCGGCTCGACTTCCCCGCCGCGGCGGGCGCGTTCGACGCCGTGTTCGACAAGGACAAGCAAGCGCGGGCGGGCGGATGAGCACCCAGCCCGAACGCAAGCTGCGGTACGCGATGGTGGGCGGTGGGCGCGACGCGTTCATCGGCTCGGTGCACCGCCGGGCCATGGCCCTGGATGGGCAGATGGAGCTGGTGGCGGGCGCGCTCTCGTCCAACCCGGACAAGGCGCGGGCCTCGGGCAGGGACTTGGGCCTGTCCCCGGAGCGCAACCACGGCCGGTGGGAGGACCTGCTGGCCGACGAGCTGACGCGCCCGGTGGAGGAGCGCATCGACTTCGTCTCCATCGTCACGCCCAACCACGTGCACTTCCCGGTGGCGAAGGCCTTCGCCGCGGCGGGGATTCACGTGGTGTGTGACAAGCCGCTCGTGCACACGCGCGCGCAGGCGGACGAGCTGGTGCGCACGGTGGAGCAGACCGGCGTGGTGTTCGGCGTCACCTACAACTACACCGGCTATCCGATGGTGCGCGAGGCGCGCGAGCTGGTGCGGCGCGGCGTGCTCGGCGAGTTGCGCAAGGTGGTCGTCGAGTACAACCAGGGCTGGCTCGCCACGCACGTGGAGGGCCAGGGCAACAAGCAGGCCGGCTGGCGCACGGATCCGGAGCGGAGCGGGGCGGCCGGGGCCATCGGCGACATCGGCTCGCACGCGGAGAATCTGGCCGCCACCGTCACGGGCCTGGAGCTGGAGGCGATCTGCGCGGACCTGGGGGCCCTGGTGCCGGGGCGCCGGCTCGATGACGACGCCAGCCTGCTGCTGCGCTGGCGCGGCGGGGTGCGCGGGGTGCTGACGGCCTCGCAGATCGCCGCCGGGGTGGAGAACGACTTGCGGCTGCGCGTGTTCGGCTCGGCGGGCTCGCTCGACTGGCGGCAGGAGAACCCGAACGAGCTGGTGCACGCGCCGCTCGATGGGCCCAAGCGCATCCTCACGCGGGGCTCGCCCTGGCTGAGCGAGTCCTCGCGCCGGGCGTGCCGGGTGCCGTCGGGCCACCCCGAGGCGTTCATCGAGGCGTTCGCCAACGTGTACCTGGGCGTCGCGGCGGACATCCGGGCCCGGCTCGCCGGGGTGGCGGCGGATCCGCTCGCCGCCGACTACCCCCGGCTCGCGGACGGCGTGCGCGGGGTGCGCTTCATCGAGAAGACGGTGGAGTCGGCGGCCAGCAAGCTCAAGTGGACGCCGATGGCGTGACGGCCGCGCGGGAAGGCCTCGCTTCGCCGAAGCGATGGCCGTCCTGGCGCACGAGGGCATGGTGGAAGTCGTGGTGGGCGTAGAAGCCACAGGCGAAGGCCACGGCATTCACGATGGTTTGCGTGGCCCGGCAGCCCGCGGTGGCCTCCTCGCCGCCGAGCTGGCTGCACCGCTCCATCGCCCCCAGGAGGTGGGCCCTCACCTCCGCGCGGCCCCGCTCCAGGGCGGCGGTGGGGGCCGTGCCGTGCTGGGCCATTCCCTCGCGCTGAAGGAGGATGAGGGAGTTGAGCTTGCCCTCGGCCAGCTCCTTCTCGTAGCTGCGCAGATCATTGGCCAGGCGGATGCTGACGGCCGCCTCGTGCCCCAGCCCCATGAAGTGGGGCAGGCGCGGCACGATGGCCGCATCGCGGGTGGCCATCAACACGCTCAGGTAGATGGGCAGCGTGCCGGTGGTGAAGCAGGCCGCCTTCTCCAGATACTCCTGGAGCGAAGGGGCGGGGCCCGGCGGTGACTGGCGGTGGAGGCGGCTCCACTCCGTCTCGAGCTGCATCCCCCGCAGGAAGTCCCGCAGCGATTGCGCCAGGGGCGCGCGCAGGGCGGAGAAGAGGGGAAGCGGGGCCAGCCCGTCCCGGATGTCCCGTATGGCCTGGAGCAGGGGCTCCCCGTGGGGAGCGGCGTCCTCGGGGGCTTCGAGCCAGGACACCGCCTGCTCGAACCGGGCCCAGAGCGAGAGGGGAGCGCCGTCCTCTGGACCGGGGGACCGCTCGTCGCAGAGATCATCCACGGCGAAGAGCCACAGGAAGAGACACCCGGTGGGCAGCAGCTCACGCGGGCTCAGGAAGGGGGCCGAGGCGGCCAGGGTCAAGCTGATCTGCGGCACGCGGGCGGGCCGGAGGAGGGCCGGGTACTTCGCGCACCAGGCGGCCAGAGACGCGGACAGCTCCTGGGTGAGGGCGAAGATGTGCTCGCACTCGGGGCCAGGGAGACTGTCGAGAAACGTGCTGCGCAGGAGGTTCTCAGGGCGGGAGGACATGGGGACGGCCTGAATCCGGAAGGGGTGAGGACAGCGGCGCAAGGCTCAGATGTCGTGAGCCGGGGCGGCGTGGCTCTCTCCCCTGGGATGTCTCAGATTGACACCACGCTGACGAGCCCAAGCCCGTCGAGCACACACTCGAAGTGTTCGCCGCCATCCTGTGTCAGCCAGACGGAGCCGTCCGTCAATCCAACGCAAAACGTTTCCGGATCCCGCGGATCGCCACACGCCGTCCAGCTGCCCCCGGGGATGAAGGGAGTGTTGCCCACGCGGCGCCAGCTCAAGCCCTGGTCATCGCTGCGGAAGAGGGCGCCGTCCGCCCCGCCGCCCCGCTGGAACCAGGAGGGGGGGGCGTTCCGGGTCCCGAAGACATAGAGCGTCCGGGGGCGGGCCGGATGCAGGACGAGGGGCGACAGATAGCTCCGGTCGAGCCCTGCGTTCGAGGCGGAGAAGTGCGCGCCCCCATCCTCACTTCGGAAGAAGCCGTAGCCGCTCGTCGAGAGCAAGACGTGGGGTTGGCCCGGCGCGAAGAGGACAGCGTGCGAGTCGAACGCTGGACCCTCGGTGAGGTTCGTCCAGCTCTTCCCCCCATCCCAGCTGAGCACGAGCCAGCCCTCCTCGATGGCGGCGGCGAGGGCCTGGGGCCGCTCGGGATCCAATCCAATGCCTCGCACGCGGGGCTCATACGGCGGATTGGGGGAGGTCCACTCGCCGTACCGGGGCAAGGACGACAGGGGCGCGCAGGGCTCCCAGGCGGTGGCGTCTGGGCGCTTGCGGTAAATGGCTGCGGGCTCGGTGCCCGCGTACAGCACGCCGGTGATGGGGTGCTGGACCAGGGACCAGATCCGCGAGGAGCCGAGCCCCTGGCTGTCGGGAACCCACGTGGTGCCGCCGTCCTCGCTGCGGAAGACACCCGCGGCCTCGGTGCCCACGTAGAGCCAGCCTGGGCGCTGGGAGTCCACGATGAGGCCCCCCTTGGGCATGTCCGCGGTGACACCCACGGAGCTGCCCCGGAACATGGACTGCAGGGCGGAAGTGGTGTGCCGGGCCGAGGCCTCTACCGGAAGGCGGCCCAGGGGCGTGGGGACATAGCGGCCACTCACGTGCCGGGCCACGAAGAGGCCGCGGGTCGCACCCACGTAGATGTCAGGAAAGGGGCTCATGGCGCCTCACTGAGACGGCGTTCGTCACAAAACGCCATGTCCTGGTTTCAACCTTCGGGCATCACACCGAGTGAGAGTCACAAGGGCGGGCAAGAAGGCAAGCCCACTGCTTGTTGCTACTTCTCGTCCTCCGATGGGCGAGGCGAAGCGCCTTCGAAGGCCGTCTCACGGACGAGCTGTTCTCCGACGGAGCCATAGCGCATCCATTCGGGCCAATTCTCCAGCTTCCTGCGGTTTCGCTCCAAGGATTCTCGGAACTGAGCCTTCGCGTCCGAGTCACGGTCTTTGCTCGTGGTCACGCTGGGTCTCCTAGTAGCTGGTGGGTCTTCAGTAGCTCAAGAAGCTCTGCGGAGGCGAGGACTTCCTTCTGCAGGTAAGAGTAGGGTTGAAGCGGGATTCGGGGAGTCGTCTTCGCGGTAGGCCATGCGACAGAGTCGCCTTCAGCTGTCTTCCGGGAGATGGGCTGCCCAGAGCTTAACTTCATGGAGAACAAATCGAAGAACCGCCGGGGTCCTACTCCCACAAACGGTATGAAGACCACCTTGTCCTCGACCTGGTCTCCATCGGAGAGGAGGAGCGAATCACCGTGGAGCTTGGCCGCATGGCTCTTCGGGTAGGGCTCCACGAAGTAGACCGTCTTGACACCCGCCGCGACGATATGCTTGGCGCAGTTGTGGCAGGGGAATGTGGTCGTGTAGAGGAGCGTCCCCACGGTGCTGACCCCGATGCGCGCACAGGCCATGAAGGCCGCCATCTCCGCGTGGACATCGCGGCTGTACTCCGTGATGTCCATCACGCCTGTGTCCTTCAGGAGTGCCCGGCCCTCCGTGTAAAGGTCATCATCCGACTTGCCCTCGCAGCCGGGCCTCATCTTCCGCATCAGGGCGATGACGAGTTTGCGCTTCATCAGATCATTGGCATCGCTGCCCATGGCGATGTCCCGGAAGTCGTTCTGGCTTGGCCAGTACTGGCCACCGCCGAACCCGGGTGCATCATTGGCTCCAATCGCGAGGACATCGCCGAGGTGATTGGTGATCACGGCCCCCACCTGCCGGGCGAGGCTGCCTGAACGCAGCGCTGCGCTGAAGGCGAGGAACATTCCATGCTCTTCCTGCGTCGGCGTGATGTGAGGTGCTCCAAAGACAAGTTCCACGAAGCGATGCAACTGGTCTCGCGTCCGCTCCTCGTTGCCCGTCATGGGGATGAACACGTCACTCATCTCGAAGACGTCGCGGGTGGGTTGGCCGTGCTCCTCCTTCTCGTACTCGTCCCGGGCGACAAGGTCGATGGCCTCTTTTTCCGGCATCAGTCTCCGGTCGATGAGATTCCGTAAGCGAACGGGCTCAGGAGAGAAAATGCCGATGAGAAAGAAGCCTGGGCCGTAGATGCGGCGGAGCGTGCGCACTTCCTCTGGGTGCTTCAGCGAATGGATGATGTGGGCCCTGTGAGGCAAAGGGCGGTCTCGATTTTCGATGCTGGCCGTCCGGCTTGTCAGGATGTGATCAGCCGCATACAGGGCGAAGATGTCATTTCGTTTCGTCCGCTCGCGGAGTTCATTGCCTGCATCGATCGACGTGCGGATGCGGTCGGCTTCCGGAGCGGTTTTCACCAGGATCTCAAGCTCGACCTTGCTCAAGAAGTCGCTGAGCTTCACCGCCACGGGTTCATACTGAAAGCGTTGAAGTCCTTCGCGCATGAAGGTCTCGATGCGGCGGAGGTCTGTTCCCAAGGGGCCTACGAGGCCAAAGACCAGCTCAGACCGTTTCCGATCGATGGATTCCAGCGTTTCCTGCTCCATGGCTGAGCCTCCCCACTGGGTTCCGGCGGTGGGCTCGAATCATGAGGCCACAAACGCCGCATCCGACTCCACGGGTAGGATGGCTTGGACGCAGGAAGGCTGTCAAATGAGAAGGAAAAGTTCTTCGCTTCGCTAGTGCGAGGGTGCCTGGACGAGGACGAGCTCGGGCGTGCGCGTGGGCGGGTGCCGCTGCTCCTGGTCCGGCGTGGGCCGCCGGGTCCGCATGAGCGGCTCCAACTGCACGGGCCGGCGCGACACGGCGGACTCGTACAGGGCGGAAATGATGCGCACGTCCGCCAGCCCCTCCCAGCCGTCCGGCTCGGGCTCCCGGCCCTCCAGGATGCAGTCGCTGAAGGTGATGAGCTCCGGGGCGAGCTGGTCGCGGGACGGCGCCTTGCCCCGGCGCGTCTTCCCCTGGCGCTTCAGCGTCCAGTGGATGGGGCCTTTGACTTCATAGGCGTTCTCCAGGTGCAGCTCCCCCTCGGTGCCCACGAGCCGGTAGGTGGCTACCGCCTCCGCGCCGAAGCTCACGTTGAACGCCGCCAGCTTCCCTTCCGGGAAGCGCATCACCACCGAGGCCGCCTCCTCCGTCTCCAGGAAGCGGGGGTCCCCGCTCCAATCGCAGAAGGCGAAGACTTCAATGGGCTCGGCCCGGAACAGGTAGCGCGCCGCGTTCACGCAGTACACGCCGATGTCCCAGAGCACCCCGCCCCCTTTGTCCGCCTCGGCGCGGATGTTGGGCGTGCGCAGCTGGAAGCTGAACGTGGAGGTGAAGAGCTTCACCTCACCCAGCTTCCCCTCGCGCACCGCCTTCACCGCCTGGAGGTTCGCCTGTTCGAAGTGCAGCCGGTAGGCCGTCATCAGCCGCACGTCGTTCTCCGCGCACGCGCGGATCATCTCCCGGCACTCGTCCTCCGTGGTGGCCAGGGGCTTCTCGCACAGCACGTGCGCCCCGGCCCGCGCCGCGCGCACCGCGTACTCGGCGTGCATCGAGTTGGGCAGGGCGATGTAGACCGCGTCCACCTCGGGCAGGGCCAGGCACTCCTCGAACTGCTCATAGCCAAAGACAGGCACCTTGTACTTCGTCCCCAGCGCGCGTGCCTTGCGCGGATCGCCACTCACCAGGGCCACCAGCCGCGAGTTGCCGCGCGCGTGCGTGAAGGCGGGGAGGATCGACTCCTGCGCGAAGTGCCCCAGGCCCACCACCGCGTAGCCCACCTGCCGCGAGGCCTTGGAGGAAGTCCGCCGCTGCGTGCTCCGAGTCCCGCTCCGCCGACGTGCCATGCCGTGCCTCCGAAGGCCCCAGGCCCTGCTGCCGGAGGGAAACTCCACATGCCGCCCGGCGGGAGCAACCCACGGCAAGACGCCTGGCTGCCTGCTCGCGGGCAGGAGGGAAAAAAGAGCAAGGGCCCGAGGCAGCGGTTTTCCGTGCCTCAGGCCCTGAATGTCCCTCACGAGGAGGGAGGCTCACTACTTGGTGGTGTCGGAGTGCTCCATGGAGGAGCCCGGGTGGCTGGTGTTGGCCGGGTCGTCCATCGTGCCGGCGCCGCCCGTGCCGCTCATGTCATCGGCGGTGTTCGCGGGCGGGGCGTTGTTCAGGTCACCCTTGCTGTCCGTGCCCCCGAACGAGTCGGTGCTGTCCATGCTGCCGGAGCCGCCGGTGCCGTTCACGTTCGAGCCGGTGTCCGGCTCCACGGGCGTCACCGTGCCCGCGCCCCCGGTTCCGCCGGTGTTGAGGTCCGCCCCGTCATCGATGTCCTTGCTCTGGGTGGTGTCCTCCAGGTTCGTGCTGCCGCTCGTGCTGCCCGTGCTGTAGTCGCTCGCCCCCGAGCCGCCCGTGGCAGGCGGCAGCGTGGTGTCCGCCGGCACGGCCGTACGGTCCATCGCCGCATCGTCATTGCGGTTTTGGCAACCCGTGAACGCCAGAGCGGAGGCCATCGCACCGAGAACCATCATTCGCTTGAACATGTGTTTACCCTCCCAAGGGGATGTCAGTTCGTTGCCCCCTAAGGCTTGGGTTGATGGGGCCAGATGGCATCCGCCGGGGCCAGGGGCCCTGTCCGCAGGGCTCCGATGCAGGCGGGCAGGCGAGGGCCGATGGGACTGAAGGCCGGCAAGGGCTTGCCAGGCCCGCTCAGCGCCGGCGCCGCAGCACCATCAGCGCGTACTGGAGCCCTCCATCGAGCATGGCCTGCTGAAGCCGCAGGTGTTCGCGCTGCGAGACGGGCCGCGTGCTGCGCACCGGGCCCGTGGCAGACACCTCCTCCTGCTCGCGCGCCATCAGGTCCATGGTCAGCGTCCAGAAGTTCACCGTGCGGTAGGCCAGGTCCTGGTACAGCTCCAGCTCCAGCCCGGCCTGGCTCGCGGCCCGGAGGTACTCGTCCGTGGTGCCGATGCGCGTGCGCCAGTACCGGTCGAAGGGGCCCGCCAGCTCCGGGCGCCCGAGAAAGCAGTCCATGATGACCACGGTTCCCCCGGGCCGCAGCAGCCGGTGCAGCTGCTGGAACCAGGCCGGGCGGGGCAGGTAGCACGAGCTCTCCACCGCCACCACGCGGTCGAAGTAGTCACAGCCCGGCACCTCCAGCGCGTCGCACAGGAGCACCCGCACCCGGTCCGCCACCCCTGCCTGCGCCGCGAAGCGCTGCACCAGCGGCACGTGCGAGGGCGCGATGGTGACGGCCGTCACGTGGGCCCGGTGCTCGGTGGCCCAGTACAGCGAGCCGCCCCCCAGCCCGCACCCCACATCCATCACCCGCTTGCCCGCCCAGGACTCGCTCACCGCGTAGGACATCTCGCG
Coding sequences:
- a CDS encoding terpene synthase family protein — protein: MSSRPENLLRSTFLDSLPGPECEHIFALTQELSASLAAWCAKYPALLRPARVPQISLTLAASAPFLSPRELLPTGCLFLWLFAVDDLCDERSPGPEDGAPLSLWARFEQAVSWLEAPEDAAPHGEPLLQAIRDIRDGLAPLPLFSALRAPLAQSLRDFLRGMQLETEWSRLHRQSPPGPAPSLQEYLEKAACFTTGTLPIYLSVLMATRDAAIVPRLPHFMGLGHEAAVSIRLANDLRSYEKELAEGKLNSLILLQREGMAQHGTAPTAALERGRAEVRAHLLGAMERCSQLGGEEATAGCRATQTIVNAVAFACGFYAHHDFHHALVRQDGHRFGEARPSRAAVTPSAST
- a CDS encoding anti-phage dCTP deaminase, with protein sequence MEQETLESIDRKRSELVFGLVGPLGTDLRRIETFMREGLQRFQYEPVAVKLSDFLSKVELEILVKTAPEADRIRTSIDAGNELRERTKRNDIFALYAADHILTSRTASIENRDRPLPHRAHIIHSLKHPEEVRTLRRIYGPGFFLIGIFSPEPVRLRNLIDRRLMPEKEAIDLVARDEYEKEEHGQPTRDVFEMSDVFIPMTGNEERTRDQLHRFVELVFGAPHITPTQEEHGMFLAFSAALRSGSLARQVGAVITNHLGDVLAIGANDAPGFGGGQYWPSQNDFRDIAMGSDANDLMKRKLVIALMRKMRPGCEGKSDDDLYTEGRALLKDTGVMDITEYSRDVHAEMAAFMACARIGVSTVGTLLYTTTFPCHNCAKHIVAAGVKTVYFVEPYPKSHAAKLHGDSLLLSDGDQVEDKVVFIPFVGVGPRRFFDLFSMKLSSGQPISRKTAEGDSVAWPTAKTTPRIPLQPYSYLQKEVLASAELLELLKTHQLLGDPA
- a CDS encoding Gfo/Idh/MocA family protein, whose protein sequence is MSTQPERKLRYAMVGGGRDAFIGSVHRRAMALDGQMELVAGALSSNPDKARASGRDLGLSPERNHGRWEDLLADELTRPVEERIDFVSIVTPNHVHFPVAKAFAAAGIHVVCDKPLVHTRAQADELVRTVEQTGVVFGVTYNYTGYPMVREARELVRRGVLGELRKVVVEYNQGWLATHVEGQGNKQAGWRTDPERSGAAGAIGDIGSHAENLAATVTGLELEAICADLGALVPGRRLDDDASLLLRWRGGVRGVLTASQIAAGVENDLRLRVFGSAGSLDWRQENPNELVHAPLDGPKRILTRGSPWLSESSRRACRVPSGHPEAFIEAFANVYLGVAADIRARLAGVAADPLAADYPRLADGVRGVRFIEKTVESAASKLKWTPMA
- a CDS encoding substrate-binding domain-containing protein is translated as MKSVFRKIAVGASAVAALLMSSGAAAQDKKVHVGVAIPAATHGFTGGIVWWANQAKKELEKANPGLKVTVRTAANAPEQANQLQDLLTVNKIDTLVIFPFESAALTKPVAQVKGKGVYVTVVDRGLTDTSAQDAYVAGDNTAFGKLPAEYLAKRLNGKGNIVVLRGIPTTIDNERMDAFNAVLKNHPDIKVLDAKYGNWNRDDAFKVMQDYLTRFKQIDAVWAADDDMAVGVLKAISQAKRTDIKEVFGGAGAKGMVKTIIDGSNPLIQADVSYSPKFIYDAIKMTAEARLKGGKLPATTIVPSVLITKENAKDFYFPDSPF
- a CDS encoding sugar phosphate isomerase/epimerase family protein, with protein sequence MTRPVTLFTGQWADLPLSELAPLARRMGYDGLELACWGDHFNVQEALASKTYAKDKHALLESHGLKCFAIGNHLVGQAVCDLIDERHQSIVPAHVWGDGDPEGVRQRAAQEMKDTARAAAAFGVKTVTGFTGSSVWHATYAFPPTSQAFWDKGFADFGRRWTPILDTFEAQGVRFALEVHPTEIAFDIASAQRAIEAVKGHRCFGFNFDPSHLGYQGVDYVKFIRTFADRVFNVHMKDVWWGRGDGTVGVFGGHTSFGDPRRNWDFRSLGRGMIDFESVIVALNDIQYAGPLSVEWEDSRMDRVHGATESAAFCKRLDFPAAAGAFDAVFDKDKQARAGG
- a CDS encoding WD40/YVTN/BNR-like repeat-containing protein, with the translated sequence MSPFPDIYVGATRGLFVARHVSGRYVPTPLGRLPVEASARHTTSALQSMFRGSSVGVTADMPKGGLIVDSQRPGWLYVGTEAAGVFRSEDGGTTWVPDSQGLGSSRIWSLVQHPITGVLYAGTEPAAIYRKRPDATAWEPCAPLSSLPRYGEWTSPNPPYEPRVRGIGLDPERPQALAAAIEEGWLVLSWDGGKSWTNLTEGPAFDSHAVLFAPGQPHVLLSTSGYGFFRSEDGGAHFSASNAGLDRSYLSPLVLHPARPRTLYVFGTRNAPPSWFQRGGGADGALFRSDDQGLSWRRVGNTPFIPGGSWTACGDPRDPETFCVGLTDGSVWLTQDGGEHFECVLDGLGLVSVVSI
- a CDS encoding Gfo/Idh/MocA family protein, encoding MARRRSGTRSTQRRTSSKASRQVGYAVVGLGHFAQESILPAFTHARGNSRLVALVSGDPRKARALGTKYKVPVFGYEQFEECLALPEVDAVYIALPNSMHAEYAVRAARAGAHVLCEKPLATTEDECREMIRACAENDVRLMTAYRLHFEQANLQAVKAVREGKLGEVKLFTSTFSFQLRTPNIRAEADKGGGVLWDIGVYCVNAARYLFRAEPIEVFAFCDWSGDPRFLETEEAASVVMRFPEGKLAAFNVSFGAEAVATYRLVGTEGELHLENAYEVKGPIHWTLKRQGKTRRGKAPSRDQLAPELITFSDCILEGREPEPDGWEGLADVRIISALYESAVSRRPVQLEPLMRTRRPTPDQEQRHPPTRTPELVLVQAPSH
- a CDS encoding SAM-dependent methyltransferase, coding for MTVKAALTRISPALGRNEAQTEIAAYYDAKTEGILRRYGPGPRVHYHSGLVDDMPPPGLTAQALRVRIHDAQEALLREMSYAVSESWAGKRVMDVGCGLGGGSLYWATEHRAHVTAVTIAPSHVPLVQRFAAQAGVADRVRVLLCDALEVPGCDYFDRVVAVESSCYLPRPAWFQQLHRLLRPGGTVVIMDCFLGRPELAGPFDRYWRTRIGTTDEYLRAASQAGLELELYQDLAYRTVNFWTLTMDLMAREQEEVSATGPVRSTRPVSQREHLRLQQAMLDGGLQYALMVLRRRR